In Sulfurovum riftiae, one DNA window encodes the following:
- a CDS encoding metal-sulfur cluster assembly factor, producing the protein MIDINNIKIDDIPTTAEEMKAYEEKFGKNEPEPKSEIKRPSEEEIRAGMDAQKQAFLDKTPSDEEMKEMVIEELKKIYDPELPVNIYDLGLIYNVECWTNEVSLMKWCKVTMTLTSATCSMSEVIVDLVKSISKRLEYLENVDVDIVFDPPWDQSKMSDEAKLAMGML; encoded by the coding sequence ATGATAGATATAAACAACATCAAAATAGACGACATCCCGACCACCGCAGAAGAGATGAAAGCCTACGAGGAGAAATTCGGCAAGAACGAACCCGAACCGAAGTCTGAGATCAAACGCCCTTCCGAAGAGGAGATCAGAGCAGGAATGGATGCCCAGAAGCAGGCATTCCTTGACAAGACCCCGAGTGACGAAGAGATGAAAGAGATGGTCATCGAGGAGCTCAAGAAGATCTACGACCCCGAACTGCCGGTCAACATCTACGACCTTGGTCTCATCTACAATGTAGAGTGCTGGACCAATGAGGTCTCTTTGATGAAATGGTGCAAGGTCACCATGACCCTCACTTCAGCCACCTGCTCCATGTCTGAGGTCATCGTGGACCTGGTCAAAAGCATCAGCAAACGACTCGAGTACCTTGAGAATGTGGATGTCGACATTGTCTTCGATCCGCCGTGGGACCAGAGCAAGATGAGTGACGAAGCCAAACTGGCGATGGGAATGCTCTAA